In a single window of the Drosophila subpulchrella strain 33 F10 #4 breed RU33 chromosome X, RU_Dsub_v1.1 Primary Assembly, whole genome shotgun sequence genome:
- the LOC119555907 gene encoding fibrinogen-like protein 1, translating into MNFAWLPICLSLWLLKSHSFAGADPVNPQCNNYCVELLNPLMGHLQQLQQLSDSNAELKDTANTREMAIKDLQSQLTVSERELESKEDVLAAQADEIKYQLEVLKLKEDTINKLTEQLTEVKVEQIKDQRELVAKVNTLTEKEKKFESRLASALSQIKVQEDVVDKKDVLIKKQNAEITTNRMEINGLSHKLKSVSEELNEVTDDLLKSNGTDRCPSGGRSGIYKVKPHGLKHFAVPCNASGWMTIQKRFNGSVDFARSWQEYKNGFGNINGEFFLGLEKIHQMTAAVPHELYIKISMFYGSTSYIHYDNFQIGSESESYALKSLGAFEGPAGDSLSYNLNDKFGTYDRDNDKARGNCAVDHAGGWWYKACCISTLNGKYYSDGIKKDGPQGIQWGTWQNYNYNVSLTASEMMIRPKQG; encoded by the exons ATGAATTTCGCCTGGTTGCCGATTTGTCTGTCCTTGTGGCTTCTCAAGTCGCATTCCTTTGCCGGCGCAGATCCAGTAAATCCACAATGCAATAATTACTGTGTGGAACTTTTGAATCCCTTGATGGGTCATCTGCAGCAGCTTCAGCAGCTATCCGATTCCAATGCCGAGCTAAAGGACACGGCAAATACCAGGGAAATGGCCATCAAGGACTTGCAGAGCCAGTTAACCGTGTCCGAAAGGGAACTGGAGTCCAAGGAAGACGTTCTAGCTGCACAAGCTGATGAAATCAAGTATCAATTGGAAGTTCTCAAGCTTAAGGAGGATACGATCAATAAGTTAACTGAACAACTTACCGAAGTAAAGG TCGAACAAATCAAGGATCAAAGGGAACTGGTGGCCAAAGTTAATACGCTGACTGAGAAGGAGAAAAAATTCGAGAGCCGATTGGCAAGTGCTTTGTCTCAAATCAAAGTCCAGGAGGATGTGGTCGATAAGAAGGATGTCCtaattaagaaacaaaatgCAGAGATAACGACCAACAGGATGGAAATCAACGGTCTAAGCCATAAACTCAAGTCGGTTTCGGAGGAATTGAATGAAGTTACCGATGATCTGCTAAAGTCGAATGGAACAGATAGGTGTCCCAGTGGCGGTCGAAGTGGTATCTACAAGGTTAAGCCCCATGGACTCAAGCACTTTGCAGTTCCCTGCAACGCCAGTGGTTGGATGACGATTCAAAAGCGTTTCAACGGTTCCGTGGATTTCGCTCGGTCCTGGCAGGAATATAAGAATGGCTTCGGCAACATAAACGGCGAGTTCTTCCTGGGGCTGGAGAAAATCCACCAGATGACAGCTGCTGTGCCACACGAGCTGTATATTAAGATCAGCATGTTCTACGGATCCACCAGCTACATTCACTACGATAACTTCCAAATCGGCAGCGAGTCCGAATCGTACGCGCTTAAGTCGCTGGGAGCGTTTGAAGGTCCGGCCGGAGACTCGCTATCCTACAATTTGAATGACAAGTTCGGCACATACGATCGCGATAATGACAAGGCAAGGGGCAATTGCGCTGTGGACCATGCTGGTGGTTGGTGGTACAAGGCCTGTTGCATCAG CACGCTAAATGGAAAATACTACAGCGATGGCATCAAGAAGGACGGTCCCCAAGGAATTCAATGGGGTACATGGCAAAACTACAACTACAATGTGTCGCTTACTGCTTCGGAAATGATGATAAGGCCCAAACAGGGTTAA
- the LOC119556536 gene encoding uncharacterized protein LOC119556536 produces the protein MESSIKLKDSNSNCSSNSNGNVGGGVGGGVAGGGGGVCVSSICSSDSFSIMPPPHHELVSANSIELNAAASLSDDSGVPLTTNSSISSGDSYRLGMCKFEIEMVESDGEVSQFDSLDNCSEGGMSAENFNTLKKGPLAPIDPPPEFQDSPQTTLVRSISKNIVNSLRRWTSSQSSFEHLKDDAATMVSGLATAVLPEEPHPPSQDQLVLLLAKTECKLDALDGQALGQMSLKESYAINKHLYSSDSILNSHTDNIYDEPNNIVSSSLGNSVDLLEEEQSEASSCSPLPSPPPPVSIVKIKQTLCPYYQDHTRYFKAIPTEQDNIASAKAAAAQQRFNSAGLSEIHDYDLYYGARRQPVDNSSLQRRQASLYSPLGHTSHCHYHHSHSHGHGSHHHHHHHQPGYGYSHGQRPNSRNSLNSRLSSSHNSLNVSSANKPDDSIFITQAMSHDALFTREISDFYNVPIDSDIYAFPVDMIEQQQQQLVEEQQQQQKPTAPTYHKASRRNKRNKRKQRYAGSGTGAGTETSDGDGEKSKHGKYRTPVGVGMGQVSESEPLHMTLDEVKQFYHTLYSDAGKPAPKPMVKSSNETIWSVSTNTTTTTARTRSSVGTTRAGGGPPGAANGAGGASSDGGVGGGGGSGAGGKYLSKQNKHNLDNDKLNNNNNNNHQPSQQQLEKPPTEHHNHNQLQPPNNKHVLHSEKKSQFTLNLKQRFCSIFRFRRSNHSRCRGSGGGQTGTLANANAGATAPLIPPAAVITSAPGAAGQPQLATELNGGGGGGASITAEADEPNADLRKKFQSRALPPLPKKAAAYAIEAVKSEPEELKTNVVQEPRALQFTSSIEKVKDYGWYWGPLSSEAAEKVLSSEPDGSFIVRDSSDDHYIFSLSFKLNNCVRHVRIEQDQGTFSFGSYAKFKSQTITEFIEKAVEHSRSGRYLFFLHRRPEHGPMRVQLTNPVSRFKHVQSLQHMCRFVILKAVIRKDLIQTLPLPRRLLDYLNYKHCYSEQVESDSSHSQISGDGTM, from the exons TGTAGCagcgacagtttcagcatcATGCCACCGCCGCATCACGAACTGGTCAGCGCCAACAGCATCGAGCTGAATGCGGCCGCCTCCTTGAGCGACGACAGCGGCGTTCCCCTGACCACCAACAGCTCCATCTCCAGTGGCGACTCCTACCGCCTGGGCATGTGCAAATTCGAGATTGAG ATGGTGGAGAGCGATGGCGAGGTGTCGCAGTTCGATAGCCTGGACAACTGCTCGGAGGGTGGGATGAGTGCCGAGAACTTTAACACGCTGAAGAAGGGACCCCTGGCGCCGATTGATCCGCCGCCAGAGTTCCAGGACTCGCCACAGACCACCCTGGTGCGCTCCATTTCCAAGAATATAGTGAACAGCCTGCGTCGCTGGACATCCTCGCAATCGTCGTTCGAGCACTTGAAGGACGATGCCGCCACCATGGTGAGCGGCCTGGCAACGGCAGTCCTGCCCGAGGAGCCGCATCCGCCCAGCCAGGACCAGTTGGTCCTGCTGCTGGCCAAAACCGAGTGCAAGCTGGACGCCCTGGACGGCCAGGCCCTGGGCCAGATGAGTCTCAAGGAGTCGTATGCGATCAACAAGCACCTGTACTCCAGCGATTCCATACTGAACAGCCATACGGACAACATATACGACGAGCCCAACAACATTGTGAGCAGCTCGCTGGGCAACAGCGTGGATCTGCTGGAGGAGGAGCAGTCGGAGGCCAGCAGCTGCTCGCCGCTGCCATCCCCGCCGCCGCCCGTGTCCATAGTTAAGATTAAGCAGACGCTGTGCCCGTATTACCAGGATCACACGCGCTATTTCAAGGCCATACCCACGGAGCAGGACAACATAGCTAGTGCCAAGGCGGCGGCTGCCCAGCAGAGGTTCAACAGTGCCGGCCTGTCGGAGATTCACGACTACGATCTGTACTACGGGGCCCGTAGGCAGCCGGTGGACAACAGCAGTCTGCAGCGACGCCAGGCCTCGCTGTACAGTCCGCTGGGCCACACCAGCCACTGTCACTACCATCACAGCCATAGCCATGGCCATGGGAGTCATcatcaccaccaccaccaccagccgGGCTACGGCTACAGCCATGGCCAGCGGCCCAACTCGAGGAACTCGCTGAACAGCCGCCTGAGCAGCTCGCACAACTCCCTGAATGTCTCGTCGGCCAACAAGCCGGACGACTCCATCTTCATCACCCAGGCCATGTCCCACGATGCGCTGTTCACGCGCGAGATCTCCGACTTCTACAACGTGCCCATCGACTCGGACATCTACGCCTTCCCCGTGGACATGatcgagcagcagcagcagcagttggtcgaggagcagcagcaacagcagaagCCCACGGCTCCCACTTACCACAAGGCGAGCAGACGAAACAAGAGGAACAAGCGCAAGCAGCGGTATGCAGGATCTGGAACGGGCGCCGGGACGGAGACCAGCGACGGGGATGGGGAGAAGAGCAAGCATGGCAAATACCGCACGCCCGTGGGCGTCGGAATGGGTCAGGTCAGCGAATCGGAACCGCTGCACATGACACTGGACGAGGTGAAACAGTTCTACCACACCCTTTACTCGGATGCCGGCAAGCCCGCGCCCAAGCCGATGGTCAAGTCCAGTAACGAGACCATTTGGAGTGTGTCGACCAataccaccaccaccacagcGAGAACGCGGAGCAGTGTGGGCACCACCCGAGCTGGAGGTGGTCCCCCAGGAGCGGCCAATGGGGCTGGAGGAGCCAGCAGTGACGGAGgcgttggtggtggtggaggcAGCGGCGCCGGTGGCAAGTATCTGAGCAAGCAGAATAAACACAACCTGGACAACGATAAgctcaacaacaacaacaacaacaaccatcAGCCATCACAACAACAGCTGGAGAAGCCGCCGACGGAGCACCACAACCACAACCAACTCCAGCCGCCGAACAACAAGCACGTCCTGCACTCGGAGAAGAAGTCACAGTTCACGCTGAACCTGAAGCAGCGTTTCTGCAGCATCTTCCGTTTCCGGCGGAGCAATCACAGTCGTTGCCGAGGCTCCGGTGGCGGCCAAACCGGTACCCTTGCCAACGCGAATGCGGGGGCAACGGCGCCGCTGATCCCGCCAGCTGCCGTGATAACCAGCGCTCCGGGGGCAGCGGGCCAACCGCAGCTGGCCACCGAACTGAAcggcggcggcggaggaggagcgTCAATCACGGCGGAAGCGGACGAACCCAATGCCGATCTACGCAAGAAGTTCCAGTCCCGTGCCCTGCCACCACTACCAAAGAAGG CTGCAGCCTATGCCATTGAAGCCGTTAAATCGGAACCGGAGGAGCTAAAGACGAACGTGGTCCAAGAGCCGCGGGCACTGCAGTTCACATCCAGCATTGAGAAAGTCAAAGAC TATGGCTGGTATTGGGGTCCCCTGTCCAGCGAGGCGGCCGAGAAGGTGCTCTCCAGCGAACCGGACGGCTCCTTCATTGTGCGCGATAGCTCCGACGACCACTACATCTTCTCGCTCAGCTTCAAGCTGAACAACTGCGTGCGCCATGTGCGCATCGAGCAGGATCAGG GAACCTTCTCCTTTGGCTCGTATGCCAAATTCAAGTCACAAACCATCACCGAGTTCATTGAGAAGGCTGTCGAGCATTCGCGGAGCGGCAG ATATCTATTCTTTCTGCATCGTCGCCCGGAGCACGGACCAATGCGTGTGCAATTAACCAACCCAGTATCTAGGTTTAAGCATGTACAAAGCTTGCAGCACATGTGCAG ATTTGTTATACTAAAGGCGGTTATACGAAAGGATCTAATACAGACATTGCCATTACCGAGAAGACTTCTAGACTATCTTAACTATAAGCACTGCTACTCCGAGCAGGTGGAGAGCGACAGTTCGCATTCGCAG ATATCTGGCGATGGAACGATGTAA